From the genome of Gryllotalpicola protaetiae:
CCCGTGCTGCGCGGATGACTCGAACGGCGATCTCGCCACGGTTGGCGATCAGGACTTTGGAGATACGGGGCACCACCCCAGCCTACGAAGCCTCACGGGGCCGCATTTGGCTGGCATCGACAAAACTCTCCGAAAGGCTTTGTCGCAACACCCAGCCGTGTGACCGGCGCTCAGACCCGGTCGCCCAGATTCCAGAGTGCCGTCCACTCGACGCCGAGCGAGCGGATCAGCCTGCGCAGCGTCGGAAGCGACATGCCGACGACGGTCGACGGGTCGCCGTCGATGCGCTCGATGAACGCGCCGCCGAGGCTGTCGATCGTGAACGCGCCGGCGACCTGCAGCGGCTCGCCGCTTGCGACGTACGCGTCGATCTCGGCATCCGTCATATCCGGGACGAATGAGACGGATGCCTGCGCCACAGCGCCGACCGCAGCTCGAACCTCGCCCCCGCGGTGGTCGATGACCCAGTGGCCGGAGTGCAGCACCCCGGTGCGGCCGCGCTGGCCGCGCCACCGCTGCGTCGCGATGTCGGCCCTGTGGGGCTTGCCGAAGATCGTGTCGCCGAGCTCGAAGGCGCTGTCGCAGCCGACGACGATGCCGTCGATGGGCGCACCGTCGATCTCGGTGCCGACCACCGCCTCGGCTTTCGCCCGCGCGAGCAACTGCACCATGTGGCCTGCCGCGAGTGCGCCGTGCTCTGACTCGGCTGCGGCGACGGCCGCCGGCTCGTCCACGTGCGACGGTGCGACGACCGGCTCGATGCCCGCGTTGCGCAGCAGCCAGAGCCGGGCGGGCGACGTCGACGCGAGGTAGAGGCGCATGGCCACACCCTATGGGGTGCCGCGCATCGTGTCCTCATAAGAGCCGACTGTTCTATACGCAGGTCTAGCGCGACCATTGGTACAACACAGTGACTCTCTTCAGCAGAGGCTGTCCAATCACTCGCCGAAAAGGGTATGCAGGGCGAGTGCCATTGGGGGAGTCGGGGCGATGTTCGGGTCATCGTCTTGACTCGAGGCTTCCGGTGGGGGTGGGTTCCCGCCCCCACCGCAAGCCTGGTGGTTCACCCTTTGATCTCGAGCCAGAGCGTCACGTCGCTCTCGTCATCGCCGTCCTCCGCGGCCTTCAGCCCGACGACCGTCACGGCGACATCCTCTGCGCGCGGCACCGTTCGCACGATCAGCGTGTCGGCGTCGGCGCCGTCGAGCGCGTCGGCGAGCCGAGTCAGCACGCTCTCGCGCCGCGCCGCGTCGAGCTCGTCGAGGCCGCCCTCGTCGAGCAGGCTGACCGCGGCGCCCCGCCGCCTGGCGGCCGTCACCACGCTGCGCACCTCGTCGTTGAGCAGCCCTCGCCCGCGGATCTCATCGCGCATCGTCGCCTCGAGGAGCAGGCATTCCGAGCGCTGCGCGTCGCTGAGCTCGCCGCCGGATCGCACGATCTCGGTGAGCAGGGGCTCCGCCATCGTGTAGGTGTGCTCGAGCCGGTGCTGGCGCTCGACGACGTGCGCGTCGTACGCGGCGCGCCACTCTGAGGCCTTGCGCTCCACCTCGGCGAACCGCTCGGCGTCCTCTGCGGTCTTGGTGACGGCGTACATCACGACGTTCGCGGCGACGACCCAGACGACCGAGCCGACCACGCCGAGATCGCCCAACGCGTCCAGGCCCGCCCACCAGATCGTGTACAGCGCCAGGAATCCGATGCCGACCCATGCCCACACGTCGCGCCCGCGCACCATCACGATCGTGAGCAGCGTGCCGACCGCCGCGACGTACCAGGTCGCGTAGCCGTTGTTCGCGTCGGGGGCGAGCTGCGAGGTGACGGCGAGCGGGATCGCGATCGAGACCGCGAGGTCGAAGGCCGCGATCCAGACGCGCAGCACGCGTGTGCGCGGCCGCAGCAGGCTGAGCGTGATCGCGGCGGCGAACGCCACGAGCGAGGCCACGGTCGGCCACGGCGACAGCGGGATGCCGAGCGCGGAGAGACCGAGCACGACGTGATAGACCGAGAACAGCACGGCCAGCGAGATGATGGCGACGCGCGAGAGGGCGATCATGACGGCCAGCTCAGAGTGATGGCCGTGCCGACGCCGGGCGCGGAGTCGACGCGCGCGACACCGCCGGCCATCTCGACGCGCTGGACGATCGAGTTCGCGAGCCCCAGCCGTCGCGGAGCCACCCGCGCGACATCGAAGCCGACGCCATCGTCGACGATCTCGATGCGCACGCCGGCCGTGTCGCCGGCGCCGATGCCGGAGAACGTCACCGACCGCGCGACGTCGGCCCCGCCCGCGTGCTGCGAGCTGTTCATCATCGCCTGCACCGTCGCGGCGGTGAGCGCCTCGGCGACGCTCTCGGGCAGCCGCGCAGCGAGCGGCCCGTCCGTGAGGAAGCGAGGTCGATGGGCGATGGACGCGGCGGCGCTGCGGATGCCGGCGACCAGCGCCCAGGCGTCCGTCAACTGCTCGGGCAGTGACGTCGGCACCGGCTTCGTCGATGACAGGTGACCCAGCGCGTCTTCGGCCATGCGTGCCGCGAGCTGCTTCGTCTCGGGGGTGCGGGCGCTCGCCGCCGCGAGCAGGGTGGTGAGGACGCTGTCATGCACGAGGGCGTCGACCTCGACGCGTTCGGCCTCGCCGAGGTGCTCGCGCACGCCGCGCTCGTAGCCGTCGAGTGCCGCGCGCTGCGCAGTGTCGACGGCGGCGGCGGCATTGCGCAGCAGCGAGGCGATGGTGAGGATGACCGCTCCGACGATCGCCGCGTAGATCGCGTCGAGCACGGCGATGTCCCACTCGCGCCCGTCGGAGACCCCGATGAGCACGATGCCGAACAGGGCGGGGGCGAGCACGACGTAGACGGCGGCCATCCAGGCGCGCAATCGCACGGCTGCATAGGCGGATGCGACGGTGCACAGCGTCCACAGCCAGGGCGTGCCGTCGACCTTCGAGCCGGCGACGGTGATCGGCCACAGGGCGACGACGATGAGATAGACGATCGCGAACACCGTGGTCGCGGCGCCGACGCCGCGCTGCGACACCGCGCCGACGACCGCCCACAGCAGGCAGACGCACAGGGCAGCCGCCTGCAGCCAGCCGAGCGGCTGCGGCAGTTCGCCCTGCTGGGTGATCAGAGTGGGGATCACGAGCACGCCGAACACGAGGCCGAACAGCACGATCGCACGCGAGACCATCGTCTCGATGCGCGCCTGCGTCAGCGGGTAGCGCGGCGCAGGCGGCAGCGCGCTGGGAAGCGGCTCAGCGCTGCTCATCGCCCGGTGCGTCGGGGGCGAGCCCCGGCAGGATGCCGTCTTCGACGGCGCGGCGCAGCAGATCGACCTTCGTGGGCGCCGGCCGGCCGACCTCGACGTATTTGACGCGGATGCGGTCGAGGTACTCGCGCGCCGTCGAGTGCGCGATGCCGAGCTCGGAGGCGACCGCCTTCAGCGGCAATCCCGACGCGTACAGGTGCAGCACGTCGCGCTCGCGCTGGCCGAGCTTCGCGCGTGCGAAGTCGTTGTCGGCGTCGATCGCGCTCGCCCACTCGAGGTTGTTGAGCACGCCGCCCTCGGCGACGGTGCGGATCGCGTCGATCACGGTCCCCGTGGGGGCCGACTTCGGGATGACCCCGGCCGCACCCGCCGCGAGAGCCTCGCGCACGGCCTGCACCCGGTCGGCGATCGAGTGCACGAGCACGGCGCTGCCGGCATCCTGCAGCCTCTTCACATTGTCTGTGACCGTCGACCCGTCGCCGAGCGAGAGGTCGAGCACGACCATGTCGGTCGGCGCGTCGGCGAGCAGAGGCACCAGAGCGTCGACGGTCGCCGCCTCGCCGGTCACCGTGAAGCCCGCGTCGCCGCAGGCGGCACGCAGGCCGAGGCGCACCGACTCGTGGTCGTCGACGATCGCGACAGTCACCATGACAGAAGCCTAGTGGCGGGCCTATCTGGTGAGCCGGGCGACCAGCTCGAGGTGGTGGGTGTTGGGGAACAGGTCGAAGGCCTCGAGCGAGCGGATGCCGTAGCCGGCCTCGCCGAGCAGCGCGGCGTCCCGCGCGAATGCGACAGGGTCGCACGCGACGTAGACGAGCTGTGCCGGTTCGGTGCGCACGAGCTCGTCGATGACGGCCTTCCCGGCGCCCGCGCGCGGCGGATCGAGCACGATCGTTGCGGCGCGCTGGCGGCCGCGCTCGACCGCGGTGGCATCGTCGGCGAGGTTCCTCACGAAGCGCTCGACGCGGGCAGTGATGGCGCGCGCGCCCACCCAGTCGGAGAGGTTGCGGGCTGCGAAGTCGGTCGCCGGCTCGTACGACTCGACGCTCGTGATGCGGGTCGCCTGACCGAAGCGGTCGCCGACCGCCGCGGCGAGCAGCCCGACGCCGCCGTAGAGGTCGAGGTTGGCGGCGCGCGGGTCGAACGCGTCGGCGTCGATCGCTCGCTGCACTGCCGCGGTCAGGGCGCGTGCCGCCTCGCGGTGCACCTGCCAGAAGCCGAGCGCGTCGAGCTCGAACCGGCGGTCGCCGACTGCCTCGACGATGGGCTTCAGGGGCGGGGTGCTGCCGTCGCGGGTCGTGACGACGGTGAGCGCGCGGCCGTTCGACGGGGCGATGAGATCGACGGATGCCGCATCGCTGAACCGCGTCGCGAGGGGAGCGATCTCGGCGATCGCCGCGGTTGCCAGCGGCAGTGAGCGCACCGGGATCACGGTGTGCGAGCGCGCCGCGTACGGGCCGACGATGCCGTCCGGGCCGACCTGCAGCCGCACGCGGGTACGCCAGCCGGTTCCGTTCGTCTCGTCGTCACCGGGCAGCGCCTGCACCTCGAGCTCGCCGGCGTCGATGCGGGCGAAGCGCGCGAGCGCGTCGGTCGCGACCTGGCGCTTCAGCTCGCGCTGGTGCGCGAGCGCGATGTGGCCGAACTCGGCCCCGCCGGCGCGGCCCTCTGGGTCTCGGTCGATGGATGCCTCGGCCCAGACGTGCGCCTGCCGGTGCGGGCTCGCCTCGAGCACCTCGAGGGTGTCGGCGCGCCAGAACGACTTCTTCGCGTCGGTGACCCGGGCGTGCACGCGCTCACCCGGGATCGCGTCGGCGACGAAGACGACGCGGCCCTCGTGCCGCGCGACCGTCACGCCGCCGTGGGCGACGCCGGTCACCTCGAGCTCGACCTCCGTACCGACGGCAGGGTCGATGGCTGCGGCGGGGCGCGGGGGGCGACGGGGCGGCTTGCGGGCAGGCATCCGTCAATCGTCGCATCCCCGAATGAGGGAATGCGCCAGACCGTCGTTGCGGAAGCGCGATGGCAGGCGTTCCAGCCGCCGGTGCGCGAATCAGTGCTGCGTGGCCGCGTCCGTGGTCGACAACGGAATCTCTTTGGTAGGAACAGTCCGAAGCGGCGTCGCCACGTGGCTATCTGCTCAACTTTGCGATGTCGTAACCGGTAGCTAGGTAGACATTCCCGTTCGAGTCACTGGCTATGCCGCCGAGTTGGAGCCCATAGGTGATGGCATCTTCGAACAGGGGCTGGTCGGAGAACAGCGGCAACAACCCGCTGGCAGACGCGCTTCCCGGCGTCGGGGCGGAGGAGTTGCCGTTCCCGGCCGCGACCGACAACGAGCCAGAGGGTGTCACCTCCTCGACGTGGTCCACGTCGGAGATGTACACGTCGCCGTTCGGATCCACTGCCACTGCCGACGGGAATTGGAGGCTGCTCTGCAGGGCAGGGCCGACTGACGGTTCGCCCTGAATACCGTTCCCGGCGACGATCGAGAGGACTCCCGAGGGGGTCACTTTGACGACGTAGTGCGCGTCGGCGATGAACACGTTGCCGGCGCCGTCCGTCCCGACGCCGGTCGGAAACTCAAGGGCCGTGCTGGTTGCCGGGCCGGGCGTGGGCTGCCCGTGAACGCCCCCGTACGAGTCGAGGTAGCCCGCCACAATTGTGAGGATCCCCGTCGCTCGGCTGACTTTCATGACGATGCCGTCGGCACTGTCTGAGATGAAGAGATTGCCCGACGGATCGACAGCGATCCCATTGGGTGACAGGTTGCTGTCAACTGCCGGCTCTCCGGGGAACGGCACACCGGCGGTGCCTCGACCCGCCACGATGGAGAGTTCGCCGGCCGGAGTGATCTTCTCGATGACACTGTTGCCGATGTCAGCGACGTAGATGTTTCCCGATGAATCCACCGCGAGGCTTCGCGGCCACCCCAGATCGCTGGCTGTCGCAGGCCCGGGCGTCGGCGAGCCGCCGTTTCCATTCCCCGCGACCACTGAGAGCTGCCCCGAGGGGCTGATCTTGTCGATGACTTCGTTCTTGGCGTCGGCAACATAGAGATTTCCCGATGAATCGACCGCGACGTCCGAAGGCTCCCCCAGCGAAGTGGCGAGTGCAGCCCCCGGGGTCTGAACGTTTGAATATCGGTTGCCTGCGATGGTGTGCAGAGCCCCATTTGCGGGGAGTTCTTGCACCTCGTCATCGGCAGACTCCGCAATGAGGAGGTCGCCCGCGGGGTCGACGGCCGAGCCCAACGAGTTGCCGATCGGTGCGCTTGGCGGGATGGACACCCCCAACTGATAGAGATCGGCCGTGATCGAGAGCGTCCCGTCGGGGGTTACCTCAGCGACGTCGCTCCCATAGGAATCGGCGATGTATAAGTCCCCGGCCGAGTCTGTGGACAGGTCGGTCGGATCGCCGATACTGCTGCTCGTCGCCGGACCCGGCGTCGGGTAGGCGCGGGAGAAGTTTCCAGCGAAGATCGAGATCGCCCCGTCGGGAGCGAGCCTCTTTATGTAGTCGTCTTCGCTGTCGCAGAAGTAGAGGTTGCCGGAAGGGTCGACGGCGAGGGCGCTCGTTCCTTGGTTCAGCACGATCGACAGCGCACCGGCGGCCGTGATCTTCTCGATGTTTGAGCTACCACTTGCATAGACGTCGCCATCGCTGTCGAGAGCGATCTTCTCGACCCCTTGGAGGTCGCTCTGATTAGCGAGGCCTGCGGTTGGTGCCCCCGAGATGCCATCGCCGGCGAGCACCGAGAGTGATCCTGTGGGCGTCACTTTCTCTATGTAGTCTTCGTCGGCGATGTAGAGATTCCCAGCTGAGTCCGTGGCCAGACCTGTCGGATTTTCCAGATCGCTGAACGTCGCGGAACCGGGAGTCGGAGTACCTGAGAAGCCGTCGCCGGCGAAAACGGACATCGTTCCGGACGGGGTCACCTTTTCGACGACGTGATTGCCGGTGTCCGCAATGAAGATGTTTCCTGCGGCGTCTTCGGCGACGGCGGTGGGCTCATCGAGGCTGCTCTCAAGTGCTGACCCAGAATGCGGGAACACTTGCGTGCCGGCCACGATCGAGAGCTTGGGTGCGGCCTTGAAGGGCTGACAGGTGTGGAGGCTTGCAACGTCGGGCGAGAGGACCGCCGTTCCTCCGACGAGGGTGACTGACGTCACCCCGAGGTCGAGAAGCTCCTGATATGTCTGATTCGGCACGCACCCGGGTTCGACCGTGAAGAGCGGAGCATGCTCGGCGCCAGCGATTGCGGATGTCGTGAGCCCATCCGGAAACTCCTCGCCCGAGACGAGGAACGCGTGCGTTGCGGCGCCGACGTCCCGCTTCGCGATAAGTTGAGAGGTGGAGTAGCGGTCGGCGCCTCCGAGTCGGGTCACGGTGGGCGAGCCGTTCAAAGCGACGAGTTCTGCCTGGATCCCCGCAGACACCGCTGACGTGCCGCCTGCGATGACAATATTCTGCACGCCACTGGCTAGTAGCTCATCCCGGGTTCCCTGGTCGAGGCTATCAAGAGCGCCGTTTACCAGCATGATCGGGGCGCCCTCGGCCGCCGCGTTCGCACCCGCGGAGAGGGCGTCGGGGTAATTCAGTCCGCTGGTGAGGTACGTGGTCGAAATCTTCGAAAAAACCGTATTGATAGCCTGCGACGTCCCGTAGCGATCCGCCCCTGCGAGGCGATCGACTGCGGCCGACGGAAGGAGTGCCTGCACTTCGGATTCGACGGCTGACGGGATGACGGCGGTTCCGCCGACCAGTTCGACCTTCGCGGGGTTCAGGGATTGCAGCTCAGCGGCCACGGCTGACGGCATCCCGGATCCCGGGATGAGGAGCAGAGGGCCACCGGTTTTGGCGGCTGCAGGACCAGCACTGAGCGCGTCAGGGAATTCCGTCCCATTCGCGAGGAAGACGATGGGCGCGCCGTGAGGGTAACCAGCCTGCGCGAGTGCCACCGCTGTCGCGTATCGATCGGCGCCGGAGACCCTCGACACGGCTATCGAGGAAGCAGGGGGCGCCGCTGATGCGGATGTTTCCGGGGTGGCAAGCATTGCCGCTGTTACGAGAAGGAGTGCGCACAACAGCACCGGCCCGCCTTCGAGGCGGACTTTCACCGACGATCCTGCCAGAGCCGACATAACCGGCACGTGCGATCTCTGGTCTTGTTCTGAGCGCCCGTCGGAGTGGGTGGCCTCATTGTCGCCCTTCGTCGGCGCGGACGTATCTCGCTCCGACCGTATAGGGCGGCACGGGCTACGAGCGGCCCCAGTCCGGGTGCCGCGGCTCCGCCGTCGCACGATCGCGCGAATGCACGCGAGACCGGGCCCTGTGACGATCGGGGTGCACGGCCGCCGTCGCACGCCGCTCACGGCTGCTGCCACGACCGCCAGTCGCCGCGCAGCGGGCGGCGCAGGCCGCGGGTCGAGCGCGACCAGGCCGACGGGCGCTCGGGGGCCACACGAGCGTCGGTCGCCTGCTGCTGCAGCGCGGCCGTGAGCACGGCCGTCGCGGCCGCGACCTCTTCGGGGCTGAGGCCGTGGGTGACGAAGCGCAGGTCGACGGGGGCCTGCTCGGGCTCTGCGGCGCGATGCCTCGGAGTCACAGCGGGATGTTCCCGTGCTTCTTCGGCGGCAGCGACGCGCGCTTGCTGCGCAGCGAGCGCAGCGCCTTGATGATCGCGGTGCGGGTCGCGGCCGGCTCGATGACCGAGTCGAGCGCGCCGCGCTCGGCGGCGAGGTACGGCGAGGCGACCTCGTAGGCGTAGTCGCTTGCGAGCTTCTGCCGAAGGGCCTGAACGTCTGTCGGCGGCGACCTGCAGCCGCACGCGGGTGCGCCAGCCGGTGCCGTTCGTCTCGTCGTCGCCGGGAAGCGACTGCACCTCAAGCTCGTCGGCCTCGATGCGGGCGAAGCGCGCGAGCGCGTCGGCCGCGACCTGGCGCTTCAGCTCGCGCTGGTGCGCGAGCGCGATGTGGCCGAACTCGGCGCCGCCGGCGCGGCCCTCGGGGTCGCGGTCGACGGATGCCTCGGCCCACACGTGCGTCTGCCGGTGCGGGCTCGCCGCGAGCACCTCGAGCGTGTCGGCGCGCCAGAACGACTTCTTCGCGTCGGTGACCCGGGCGTGCACGCGCTCATCCGGGATCGCGTCGGCGACGAAGACGACGCGGCCCTCGTGCCGCGCGACCATCACGCCGCCGTGGGCGACGCCGGTCACCTCGAGCTCGACCTCCGTGCCGACGGCAGGGTCGATGGCTGCGGCGGGGCGCTGGGGGCGACGGGGCGGCTTGCGGGCAGGCATCCGTCAATCGTCGTCCCATGCCCCTGCTGGAGGACCGCCCTAGCGGCTGTCGCAGCTGATTTTCGCGGTCCACCAGCTCGGCGCCTGCTGGACAGGGACGACCCCGGCCCCCGAGCTTTCACAGCTGCGGAGCGCCGCGGCGGACCGCTCGCTCCATAGCGCGCCGTCGGTGCGCTGCGTGCGAGCCGGAACGAACTGGGTGGCGACGACCACGAGGCAGATCAGCGTGAGGGCGATGGGGGCGGCGAGCTGCCTGCGTTGCCGGAGCACTGCGGCAAGCAGGGGGAACGTTGACAGCAGCATCACGCCGGGCACGTAGCCGTACCGGAGCGTGAGACCGCCGGCGCGCCACGTCGCGGCCGAGAACTGGTCGTACCGCAGCAGTGACGACGCCGGGTTGAAGTTGTAGCTGACCAGCCACACGGCCAGAGCGGCGGCGACCAGGACGATCGCTGCGACCCGCTGGTCGGCGGTGCCGAGCGCGATGACGGCCGCCGCCGCGCCGAATGCCGCCGCGAGCGCTGCGACCGGCAGCCAGAGCGCCGACACCATGACCTCGCCCGAGGTGTGCGCGTTGGAGAACGTCGCTCCGAGCACGGCGCTGTCGAGGAAACCGAGCGCGTTCGAGCGGAAGCTGAAGGCGACGTGCTTGTACTCGTCGCGGGGCGTGGTGAGGAAGGCAGGCAACTGGGCGAGCAGCCCGACGACAAGGCCGCCGCGCACGATCCACCTCAGGCGCTCGCGCCAGCGCCACAGCAGCAGGGGCAGCAGCAGCGCCACCTGAGGCTCGGTCAGCGCCGCGGCGCAGGCGATCGCCGCGAGCACGATCGCCGACCAGCGCGTGCGGGGGGAGTAGAGAAGGAGCCATGGGACGCCGCACATCACGACGGAGTGCACGTTCGCGGCCGTCCCCAGTACTTCGACGGGCGCGCACGCGATGAGGACCGGAAGGGCGGCGATGAGCGCGCGTGCCGGTCGCCACGGCACGACGTCGGCGGCGAGCAGGAAGATGAGGGCGCCTACGAGGCCGGCGACCACGCAGGATGCACCCGTCATGATTTCAGCGGCCCCGCTGATGGGCGCGGCGTGATCGGCGAATGCCGCGATCAGCCGCGGGGCGAACTGCAGATAGCCCTCATATGGCGCGAACAGGACCTGCCGAAGTCCGTGGATGTTCTGATCGGAGAAGAAATTCCGGCCGTCCTCCGCCCACATCACGCCGCGGTCGCGAGCAGGGATGCGCAGCCAGGCGAGCACCGTGATGACGATGAACAGCGCGGCGGCGAGCACCGCGTTCCACGGCCGCCGTCGCACGCCGCTCACGGCTGCTGCCACGACCGCCAGTCGCCGCGCAGCGGGCGGCGCAGGCCGCGGGTCGAGCGCGACCAGGCCGACGGGCGCTCGGGGGCCACACGAGCGTCGGCCGCCTGCTGCTGCAGCGCGGCCGTGAGCACGGCCGTCGCGGCCGCGACCTCTTCAGGGCTGAGGCCGTGGGTGACGAAGCGCAGGTCCACTGGGGCCTGCTCGGGCTCTGCGGCGCGATGCCTCGGAGTCACAGCGGGATGTTCCCGTGCTTCTTCGGCGGCAGCGACGCGCGCTTGCTGCGCAGCGAGCGCAGCGCCTTGATGATCGACGTGCGGGTCGCGGCCGGCTCGATGACCGAGTCGAGCGCGCCGCGCTCGGCGGCGAGGTACGGCGAGGCGACCTCGTAGGCGTAGTCGCTTGCGAGCTTCTGCCGAAGGGCCTGCACGTCTTCGCCGCGCTCGCGGGCATCCGAGATCTGCGAGCGGTACAGGATGTTGACCGCTCCCTGGCCGCCCATGACCGCGATCTCGGCCGTCGGCCAGGCGAGGTTGATGTCGGCGCCGAGCTGCTTCGAGCCCATCACGATGTACGCGCCGCCGTATGCCTTGCGCGTGATGATCGTGACGAGTGGAACCGTGGCCTCCGCATACGCGTAGAGCAGTTTGGCGCCGCGGCGGATGACGCCGGTCCACTCCTGGTCGGTGCCCGGAAGGTAGCCGGGAACGTCGACGAGGGTGACGATCGGGATCGAGAACGAGTCGCAGAAGCGCACGAATCGCGCGGCCTTCTCGCCGGCGTCGATGTTCAGCGTGCCGGCCATCGCGTTCGGCTGGTTCGCGATGATGCCGACGGAGCGGCCCTCGACACGGCCGAAGCCGATCACGATGTTCGGAGCGAACAGCGGCTGCACCTCGAGGAACTCGCCGTCGTCGACGATGTGCTCGATGACGCGGTTCACGTCGTACGGCTGGTTGGGGGAGTCGGGGATCAGCGTGTTGAGCTCGCGGTCGGCATCCGTGATCTCGAGCTCTGGTGTGATGTCGTAGACCGGCGCGTCCGTCAGGTTGTTGTCGGGCAGGTAGCCGAGCAGGGTGCGCGCATAGTCGAGCGCGTCGGCCTCGTCGGTCGCGAGGTAGTGGCTGACGCCCGAGAGCTTGTTGTGGGTGAGCGCGCCGCCGAGCTCCTCGAAGCCGACGTCCTCGCCGGTGACGGTCTTGATGACGTCGGGGCCGGTGACGAACATGTGGCTCGTCTTGTCGACCATGATCACGAAGTCGGTGAGGGCGGGGGAGTACACCGCGCCGCCGGCCGCCGGTCCGACGACGATGGAGATCTGCGGGATGACGCCGGAGGCAGCCGTGTTGCGGCGGAAGATCTCGGCGTACTTGCCGAGGGCGACGACGCCCTCCTGGATGCGGGCGCCGCCCGAGTCGAGGATGCCGATGAACGGCACGCCCGTCTTGAGGGCGTGGTCCATGATCTTGATGATCTTCTCGCCGGCGACCTCGCCGAGCGAGCCGCCGAAGGTCGTGAAGTCCTGGCTGAAGACCGCGACCTGACGGCCGCCCACCGCGCCGACGCCCGTGATGACCGCGTCACCCAGCGGGCGCTTGGCCTCGAGGCCGAAGCCCGTCGAGCGATGCCGCACGAACTCGTCGAACTCGACGAAGGTGCCGGGGTCGAGCAGGCCCAGGATGCGCTCGCGGGCGGTCAGCCGGCCCTTGGAGTGCTGCTTCTCGGCGCTGCCTTCCTCCTTCACCGTCACGGCCTGGTGGTAGCGGGCCTTGAGGTCGGCGATGCGGCCGGCGGTGGTCGCGAGATCGGGGGCGTCTTCGGTCACGCGTTTCACCCTACCTGCGAGGGTTGGCCGCATACCGTTGACGGTTTCCTACAAGAATGTGGGCGTGAGTCTTCCTGATCTGCCGCGCACCCGGTCCGTCGCGTCCCGGCTCGTTGTTGTGGAGCGTGCGGGGTCGACCAACCGCGAGCTGATCGAGCAGGCATCTGCTTCGCCGGCGGAATGGCCGCATCTTTCTGTGCTGCTGACCGACGAGCAGACGGCCGGTCGCGGCCGGCTCGGCCGGCAGTGGAGCGCTCCGCCCGGCAGCAGCCTCGCGATCTCGGTGCTGCTGCGCCCGGACGAGCTGCCCGGCAGCCTTCCGGTGGGCGCGTTCGGCTGGCTGCCGCTCCTTGCAGGCGTCGCGATGAAGCGGGCCATCACCGCGGCAGGCGCCGCGGGCGTCGAGCTCAAATGGCCGAACGACGTGCTGATCTCAGGCAAGAAGGTGTGCGGCATCCTGGCTGAGCTGCTGCCGGACGCCTCGGCCGTCGTCGTCGGCTCTGGCCTCAACCTCACCATCGGCGCCGACGAGCTTCCCGCCCCGACGGCGACGTCGCTGCGCCTCGCGGGGGTGGCGGAGCCGGACGCCGATGCGATCGTGGCCGCCTACCTCGATGAGCTGCGGGTGCTCATGTACGAGCTGGCGAACTCCGGGGGGGACGCGGATGGCTCAGGCATCCGCTCGCTCATCGAGCGCGAGTGCGCGACCGTCGGGCGCGAGGTGCGCATCGAGCTGCCCGATGGCACGATCCAGGTGGCGAAGGCGACCGGACTCGACGAGGGCGGACGTCTCATGGTGATAACGGATGCCGGACCCGCGGCGGTGGCGGCCGGAGACGTGACCCACCTGCGGTATTAATTGCACATGGCCCGACCGGTAGCCCCGCGCTCGGCGGCGGCCCCCGAGGCCGTCGCAGGCCCGCCTGAGCGGGTCGTGGCACGGTTGCGCCCGCATGCGCGCGCGCTGTTCTGGCCCGCCGTCGCGCTGGTTCTCGTGTGCGGCGGCTACGGGTATTTCGCCGAGCGGTTCGAGGCGAGCTGGGCGCGCTTCGCGGTGCTGATCGCCGCCGCGCTGCTCGTGCTGCTGC
Proteins encoded in this window:
- a CDS encoding sensor histidine kinase, translated to MSSAEPLPSALPPAPRYPLTQARIETMVSRAIVLFGLVFGVLVIPTLITQQGELPQPLGWLQAAALCVCLLWAVVGAVSQRGVGAATTVFAIVYLIVVALWPITVAGSKVDGTPWLWTLCTVASAYAAVRLRAWMAAVYVVLAPALFGIVLIGVSDGREWDIAVLDAIYAAIVGAVILTIASLLRNAAAAVDTAQRAALDGYERGVREHLGEAERVEVDALVHDSVLTTLLAAASARTPETKQLAARMAEDALGHLSSTKPVPTSLPEQLTDAWALVAGIRSAAASIAHRPRFLTDGPLAARLPESVAEALTAATVQAMMNSSQHAGGADVARSVTFSGIGAGDTAGVRIEIVDDGVGFDVARVAPRRLGLANSIVQRVEMAGGVARVDSAPGVGTAITLSWPS
- a CDS encoding class I SAM-dependent RNA methyltransferase — encoded protein: MPARKPPRRPPRPAAAIDPAVGTEVELEVTGVAHGGVTVARHEGRVVFVADAIPGERVHARVTDAKKSFWRADTLEVLEASPHRQAHVWAEASIDRDPEGRAGGAEFGHIALAHQRELKRQVATDALARFARIDAGELEVQALPGDDETNGTGWRTRVRLQVGPDGIVGPYAARSHTVIPVRSLPLATAAIAEIAPLATRFSDAASVDLIAPSNGRALTVVTTRDGSTPPLKPIVEAVGDRRFELDALGFWQVHREAARALTAAVQRAIDADAFDPRAANLDLYGGVGLLAAAVGDRFGQATRITSVESYEPATDFAARNLSDWVGARAITARVERFVRNLADDATAVERGRQRAATIVLDPPRAGAGKAVIDELVRTEPAQLVYVACDPVAFARDAALLGEAGYGIRSLEAFDLFPNTHHLELVARLTR
- a CDS encoding response regulator transcription factor, coding for MVTVAIVDDHESVRLGLRAACGDAGFTVTGEAATVDALVPLLADAPTDMVVLDLSLGDGSTVTDNVKRLQDAGSAVLVHSIADRVQAVREALAAGAAGVIPKSAPTGTVIDAIRTVAEGGVLNNLEWASAIDADNDFARAKLGQRERDVLHLYASGLPLKAVASELGIAHSTAREYLDRIRVKYVEVGRPAPTKVDLLRRAVEDGILPGLAPDAPGDEQR
- a CDS encoding Maf family protein yields the protein MRLYLASTSPARLWLLRNAGIEPVVAPSHVDEPAAVAAAESEHGALAAGHMVQLLARAKAEAVVGTEIDGAPIDGIVVGCDSAFELGDTIFGKPHRADIATQRWRGQRGRTGVLHSGHWVIDHRGGEVRAAVGAVAQASVSFVPDMTDAEIDAYVASGEPLQVAGAFTIDSLGGAFIERIDGDPSTVVGMSLPTLRRLIRSLGVEWTALWNLGDRV